The following proteins come from a genomic window of Flavobacterium eburneipallidum:
- a CDS encoding 2-oxoglutarate dehydrogenase E1 component has protein sequence MDRFSFLNAAHTEFFAQLYDQYLENPDSVEPSWRSFFQGFDFGMTTYNEEYQVAEVAAPVQQIANYAASNTDNAQVSEKLQKEFKVLKLIDGYRSRGHLFTKTNPVRERRTFSPTLDIENFGLSSADLNTTFDAAKVLGLQSSTLSQILNHLTAVYCQHIGIEYMYIRRPEIVDWIQDRLNVNENRPTFTADEKKAILNKLNQAVSFENFLHTKYVGQKRFSLEGGESVIPALDALIERAAEKGVEQFVMGMAHRGRLNVLANIFGKSTQDIFSEFDGKDYDQEYFDGDVKYHLGLTADKITSTGKKININLAPNPSHLETVGAVIEGITRAKQDKYFPDDFSKVLPIAVHGDAAIAGQGLLYEIIQMAQLDGYKTGGTIHIVINNQVGFTTNYLDARSSTYCTDVAKVTLSPVLHVNADDAESVVHAMQFALDFRMQFGRDVFIDLLGYRKYGHNEGDEPRFTQPVLYKIIAKHQNPRDIYAEKLLSEGVIDGNLVKTLEKEYKDDLDHNLEASRKKALTIITPFMQNEWKGFKQVSNDVMLEKVNTSFAKKGLDSIIKTISTLPSDKKFINKISKIVTDRKAGYDNNTIDWGTAEALAYGSLLTEGYDIRISGQDVERGTFSHRHAVVKVEDSEEEVVLLNDIENKKGKFNVFNSLLSEYGVLGFDYGYALANPNALTIWEAQFGDFSNGAQIMIDQYISCGEDKWNNQNGIVLLLPHGYEGQGAEHSSARMERYLQLCARHNMYVADCTTPANFFHLLRRQMKTTFRKPLVVFSPKSLLRDPRCVSTVEELAKGSFQETIDDETVNKKDVKTLVFVTGKFYYDIVAEREINGRKDVAVVRVEQLFPLPVEQLKAIIAKYPNADDYVWAQEEPKNMGAYSYMLMNFDLVKWRLASLKAYSAPAAGSYTRAKRRHADAIKMVFDKNLFR, from the coding sequence ATGGATAGGTTTTCATTCTTAAATGCGGCACATACCGAATTTTTTGCACAATTATACGATCAATATTTAGAGAATCCAGATAGCGTTGAGCCTAGCTGGAGAAGTTTTTTTCAAGGTTTCGACTTTGGAATGACTACTTACAACGAAGAATATCAAGTGGCAGAAGTTGCTGCGCCAGTACAGCAAATAGCTAATTATGCAGCTAGTAACACTGACAACGCACAAGTTTCTGAAAAACTTCAAAAAGAATTTAAAGTTTTAAAACTAATTGACGGATACCGTTCACGCGGACACTTATTTACTAAAACCAATCCAGTTAGAGAGCGTAGAACTTTTTCTCCAACTTTAGATATAGAAAATTTTGGTCTTTCGTCAGCTGATTTGAATACAACTTTTGACGCTGCTAAAGTGTTGGGTTTACAATCCTCTACTTTGTCTCAAATTTTAAATCACTTGACAGCTGTTTACTGTCAGCATATTGGTATCGAATACATGTACATTCGTCGTCCTGAAATCGTAGATTGGATTCAAGATCGATTGAATGTGAATGAAAATCGCCCAACTTTTACAGCCGATGAGAAAAAGGCAATTTTAAACAAATTGAACCAAGCGGTTTCTTTCGAGAACTTCTTGCATACAAAATATGTAGGTCAAAAACGTTTCTCTCTTGAAGGTGGTGAATCTGTAATTCCAGCTTTGGATGCTTTGATTGAAAGAGCTGCTGAAAAAGGAGTAGAACAATTCGTTATGGGAATGGCTCACCGTGGTCGTTTGAACGTTTTGGCAAATATTTTTGGCAAATCAACTCAAGATATTTTCTCTGAATTTGACGGAAAAGATTACGATCAAGAATATTTTGATGGTGACGTAAAATACCATTTAGGTCTTACAGCTGACAAAATTACAAGTACAGGTAAAAAAATAAACATCAATTTAGCTCCAAACCCTTCTCACCTTGAAACAGTAGGTGCAGTAATCGAAGGTATTACAAGAGCCAAACAAGATAAATATTTCCCAGACGATTTTTCTAAAGTATTGCCAATCGCTGTTCACGGTGATGCTGCGATTGCAGGACAAGGTTTGCTTTATGAGATTATTCAAATGGCACAATTGGATGGATACAAAACAGGTGGTACCATTCACATTGTAATCAACAACCAAGTTGGTTTCACAACCAATTATTTGGACGCTCGTTCGTCAACTTATTGTACAGATGTTGCTAAAGTAACTTTATCACCCGTATTACACGTAAATGCGGATGATGCTGAATCTGTGGTACACGCTATGCAATTTGCATTGGATTTCAGAATGCAGTTTGGACGTGACGTATTTATAGATTTATTAGGATATAGAAAATACGGACACAACGAAGGTGATGAGCCTCGTTTTACACAACCTGTTTTATATAAAATAATTGCAAAGCATCAAAATCCAAGAGATATTTATGCTGAAAAATTATTATCTGAAGGCGTTATCGATGGCAATTTGGTAAAAACTTTAGAGAAAGAATACAAAGATGATTTAGATCATAACTTGGAAGCTTCTCGTAAAAAAGCGTTGACTATCATTACTCCATTTATGCAAAATGAATGGAAAGGCTTCAAACAGGTTTCGAATGATGTAATGTTGGAAAAAGTAAATACTTCTTTTGCTAAAAAAGGATTAGATTCAATAATAAAAACAATTTCGACTTTACCATCAGACAAGAAATTTATCAATAAGATAAGCAAAATTGTTACGGATAGAAAAGCGGGATACGATAACAACACCATCGATTGGGGAACTGCCGAAGCATTAGCTTACGGTTCACTTTTGACCGAAGGATATGATATTCGAATTTCAGGTCAGGACGTAGAAAGAGGAACATTCTCTCACCGTCACGCTGTTGTGAAAGTAGAAGATTCGGAAGAAGAAGTAGTTTTGTTGAACGATATCGAAAACAAAAAAGGAAAATTCAATGTTTTCAATTCTCTTTTATCTGAATACGGAGTTCTTGGTTTTGATTACGGTTATGCTTTAGCGAATCCAAATGCATTAACAATTTGGGAAGCACAATTTGGAGATTTCAGTAATGGAGCGCAAATTATGATTGACCAGTATATCTCTTGTGGTGAAGACAAATGGAACAACCAAAACGGTATTGTTTTATTATTACCACACGGATATGAAGGACAAGGAGCTGAACACTCTTCTGCAAGAATGGAGCGTTACTTACAACTTTGTGCAAGACACAATATGTATGTGGCTGACTGTACAACACCAGCCAACTTCTTCCACTTGTTGAGAAGACAAATGAAAACGACTTTCCGTAAACCGTTGGTAGTATTCTCTCCAAAAAGTTTATTGCGTGATCCAAGATGCGTTTCTACTGTCGAAGAATTAGCAAAAGGAAGCTTCCAGGAAACTATCGATGATGAAACAGTTAATAAGAAAGACGTTAAAACATTGGTTTTTGTTACTGGTAAATTCTATTACGATATTGTTGCGGAAAGAGAAATTAACGGAAGAAAAGATGTTGCAGTTGTAAGAGTAGAACAGTTATTCCCCTTACCAGTGGAGCAATTGAAAGCTATCATCGCTAAATATCCAAACGCAGATGATTATGTTTGGGCACAGGAAGAACCTAAAAACATGGGAGCTTACAGCTATATGTTGATGAACTTTGATCTAGTAAAATGGAGATTAGCTTCATTAAAAGCGTATTCAGCACCAGCTGCAGGAAGTTATACAAGAGCAAAACGTCGTCATGCAGATGCTATTAAAATGGTATTCGACAAAAATTTATTCAGATAA